In one Vulgatibacter incomptus genomic region, the following are encoded:
- a CDS encoding rhodanese-like domain-containing protein, which produces MPKRISPEEANDLLQQGYTYVDVRSEAEFEACHPAGAVNIPFMHRSAAGMTPNPLFIEAFETAFPPESKIVLGCAGGNRSLKAAQLLEATGREDLVECRTGFGGARDAAGQVIEKGWQDSGLPCEVGQPPQRSWEAVRSKLPSR; this is translated from the coding sequence ATGCCGAAGCGGATCTCGCCTGAAGAAGCGAACGACCTCTTGCAGCAGGGCTACACCTACGTCGACGTACGCAGCGAGGCGGAGTTCGAGGCCTGTCATCCGGCGGGGGCGGTGAACATCCCGTTCATGCACCGCTCCGCCGCGGGGATGACGCCGAACCCCCTCTTCATCGAGGCGTTCGAAACCGCGTTTCCGCCGGAGTCGAAGATCGTCCTGGGCTGCGCCGGGGGGAACCGCTCCCTGAAGGCGGCGCAGCTCCTCGAGGCCACGGGCCGCGAGGACCTCGTGGAGTGCCGCACCGGCTTCGGCGGCGCCCGCGACGCGGCGGGGCAGGTGATCGAGAAGGGCTGGCAGGACTCCGGCCTCCCTTGCGAGGTGGGCCAGCCGCCGCAGCGCTCGTGGGAAGCGGTCCGGTCCAAGCTCCCCTCGCGTTAG
- the ptsP gene encoding phosphoenolpyruvate--protein phosphotransferase translates to MSNRAPIVLTGIGASAGIAVGPAYLLDRGRVRTPRRPLAPGEAESELERLEAALALADRQLLEMKRRVEAGEGPEHALILEAHRLMLQDPEFGGAAKKLVRDEQMNAEWAIRRCARKLRSAFGRLGDEYFRERRHDVTFVADRVVRNLMGRIPDAAEEIPTGVVLVARDLSPADAAVLLQPGRILGLVTDRGAKTSHTAIVAHARGIPAVMGAVRASELAAAGDEIALDGERGTVALRPEPHQLVRFAEAKARFARTEQAFERERTLPSRTLDGSVVRLNANLEFEIEIPGVARAGASGIGLFRTEFLYLGRTDLPSEDEHYEVYRNLVIQMEGRPVTIRTVDLGADKMPMDRLRRSEPNPALGLRALRLCRRNPEVFRTQLRAILRASVHGPVRVLFPLVSGMIELRAARAALEAAREELRAEGIPTAQPEVGAMIEVPSAALLADRIAAEVDFLSIGTNDLIQYSLAIDRQNREVAYLYQPLHLSILRMMQLVVDAGHARGIPVSVCGEMAGEAQYTLMLLGLGVDELSMAASAIPLVRRVIRASTISDGRELLQAAMALDTADDIERYVRTTMEERYGQLLGGDTDAEADLA, encoded by the coding sequence TTGAGCAACCGTGCCCCAATCGTCCTGACCGGAATCGGTGCCTCCGCCGGCATCGCGGTCGGGCCCGCCTACCTGCTCGACCGCGGGCGCGTCCGCACGCCGCGAAGGCCCCTCGCGCCCGGTGAGGCGGAGTCCGAGCTCGAGCGCCTCGAGGCTGCGCTGGCGCTGGCGGACCGGCAGCTCCTCGAGATGAAGCGCCGCGTGGAGGCAGGCGAGGGCCCCGAGCACGCGCTGATCCTCGAGGCCCACCGGCTCATGCTCCAGGACCCCGAGTTCGGGGGGGCGGCGAAGAAGCTCGTCCGCGACGAGCAGATGAACGCCGAGTGGGCGATCCGCCGCTGTGCGCGGAAGCTGCGGAGCGCCTTCGGACGGCTGGGGGACGAGTACTTCCGGGAGCGGCGCCACGACGTGACCTTCGTCGCCGACCGGGTGGTGCGGAACCTGATGGGCCGAATCCCCGACGCCGCCGAGGAGATCCCGACCGGCGTCGTGCTCGTGGCCCGAGATCTTTCGCCCGCGGACGCTGCAGTGCTCCTGCAGCCCGGGCGGATCCTCGGCCTCGTCACGGACCGCGGCGCCAAGACCTCCCATACGGCGATCGTCGCCCACGCGCGGGGGATCCCCGCGGTCATGGGCGCGGTGCGGGCCAGCGAGCTCGCCGCGGCTGGCGACGAGATCGCCCTCGACGGCGAGCGGGGCACGGTCGCGCTCCGGCCGGAGCCCCACCAGCTCGTCCGCTTCGCCGAGGCGAAGGCGCGCTTCGCCCGCACCGAGCAGGCCTTCGAGCGGGAGCGGACGCTGCCCTCGCGCACCCTCGACGGCAGCGTCGTGAGGCTCAACGCGAACCTCGAGTTCGAGATCGAGATCCCCGGCGTGGCGCGGGCGGGCGCGAGTGGCATCGGCCTCTTCCGCACCGAGTTCCTCTACCTCGGCCGCACCGACCTGCCGAGCGAGGACGAGCATTACGAGGTCTACCGGAACCTCGTGATCCAGATGGAGGGGCGGCCCGTCACGATCCGCACCGTGGACCTCGGCGCCGACAAGATGCCGATGGACCGGCTGCGGCGGAGCGAGCCGAACCCCGCCCTGGGCCTTCGGGCCCTGCGCTTGTGCAGGCGGAATCCGGAGGTCTTCCGCACGCAGCTTCGCGCGATCCTCAGGGCCTCGGTCCACGGCCCCGTCCGCGTCCTCTTTCCGCTGGTCTCCGGCATGATCGAGCTCCGCGCCGCCAGGGCCGCGCTCGAGGCGGCGCGGGAGGAGCTTCGCGCGGAGGGGATCCCCACGGCGCAGCCGGAGGTGGGGGCGATGATCGAGGTCCCGTCCGCCGCGCTCCTCGCGGATCGGATCGCCGCGGAGGTGGATTTCCTCAGCATCGGGACAAACGACCTGATCCAGTATTCGCTGGCGATCGATCGCCAGAACCGCGAGGTGGCCTACCTCTACCAGCCGCTCCACCTCTCGATCCTGCGGATGATGCAGCTCGTCGTCGACGCCGGCCACGCCCGCGGGATCCCGGTGTCGGTCTGCGGCGAGATGGCGGGCGAGGCGCAGTACACGCTGATGCTGCTCGGCCTCGGGGTCGACGAGCTCTCGATGGCGGCGTCGGCGATCCCCCTCGTCAGACGTGTGATACGAGCGAGCACGATTAGTGATGGTCGGGAGCTGCTCCAGGCGGCGATGGCCCTCGACACCGCGGACGACATCGAACGATATGTCCGCACGACCATGGAGGAGCGCTACGGACAGCTCCTCGGAGGAGACACGGATGCCGAAGCGGATCTCGCCTGA
- a CDS encoding HPr family phosphocarrier protein, translating to MEALERTFTIVNRLGLHARAAARLVQTANRFQSEISVSRNGQNANAKSIMGVLMLAAAQGSTVAVRTDGADGAEAMEAIGALIESGFGEDTG from the coding sequence ATGGAAGCTTTGGAGCGCACGTTCACCATCGTCAATCGCCTGGGGCTCCACGCCCGCGCCGCCGCTCGTCTGGTGCAGACGGCGAATCGGTTCCAGTCGGAGATCTCCGTGTCTCGGAACGGCCAGAACGCGAACGCGAAGAGCATCATGGGCGTGCTGATGCTCGCCGCCGCGCAAGGGTCGACGGTGGCGGTCCGGACCGACGGAGCCGACGGCGCCGAGGCCATGGAGGCGATCGGCGCGTTGATCGAGAGCGGCTTCGGCGAGGATACGGGGTGA
- a CDS encoding PTS system mannose/fructose/sorbose family transporter subunit IID, whose amino-acid sequence MSLIAHRSHAGLAARSALPGRIRLRVFLRSLLLQASWNPRGMQSLGMAHALWPALAWLHPEGEARTEAVKRHVAFFNTHPYLSAAILGGVLRHEERIARGEEPVEELERFRQALMFPLAAVGDSFFWLSLRPLAGLVAALSSPWTGLWAVAIFLGLYDLPHFALRVRLFVEGYRREGEVVEVLRRIGLLRWGARLRVAVAVLGGVAAAFVPIAFATGHHGAGNASFALLLGASIVAWAAAWWLLARRGSVAAGWIAVAVGIVLALVWA is encoded by the coding sequence ATGAGCCTCATCGCCCACCGATCCCACGCGGGCCTGGCGGCGAGGAGCGCGCTCCCCGGGCGGATCCGGTTGCGCGTCTTCCTGCGCAGCCTCCTCCTCCAGGCGTCGTGGAATCCAAGGGGGATGCAGAGCCTGGGGATGGCCCACGCCCTCTGGCCGGCCCTCGCGTGGCTCCATCCCGAGGGCGAGGCCCGCACCGAGGCGGTGAAGCGCCACGTCGCGTTCTTCAACACCCACCCCTACCTCTCCGCCGCGATCCTGGGCGGCGTGCTCCGCCACGAGGAGCGGATCGCGAGGGGCGAGGAGCCGGTGGAGGAGCTGGAGCGCTTCAGGCAGGCGCTGATGTTTCCCCTCGCCGCCGTGGGAGACTCCTTCTTCTGGCTCTCGCTGCGGCCGCTCGCGGGACTCGTGGCGGCGCTCTCGAGCCCCTGGACGGGCCTGTGGGCCGTCGCGATCTTCCTGGGCCTCTACGACCTGCCCCACTTCGCTCTTCGTGTACGCCTCTTCGTCGAGGGCTACCGGCGCGAGGGGGAGGTGGTGGAGGTGCTGCGGCGAATCGGTCTCCTCCGCTGGGGCGCGAGGCTTCGCGTGGCCGTGGCGGTGTTGGGCGGTGTCGCAGCCGCCTTCGTGCCCATCGCCTTCGCGACCGGGCATCATGGCGCGGGAAACGCGAGCTTCGCGCTGCTCCTGGGCGCGTCGATCGTCGCGTGGGCCGCCGCCTGGTGGTTGCTCGCGAGGCGCGGTTCCGTCGCGGCAGGATGGATCGCGGTCGCGGTCGGGATCGTGCTGGCCCTCGTCTGGGCTTAG
- a CDS encoding PTS sugar transporter subunit IIC yields the protein MSGPLPIIAAAVVGGLVSLDRKAFLQAQASRPIVVGPLLGWILGDAQAGLMIGAPLELLWIGAANLGASLPQHETAASLAIVAAGVSAGSAGFDASIACLAFALFAPVAIVARRLERLDERSNEKAQARAERWLEEGRPDRAVEEHLKGLWRPFVGAAVLAAVAAAAGGPLVALIHRSLPLWLDEGLGYGWLLLWAVGGAASVRVARIPGGLWMAGLGATCAVVVALAMSGRHP from the coding sequence GTGAGCGGCCCGCTGCCGATCATCGCCGCTGCGGTGGTCGGCGGTCTCGTGAGCCTCGATCGAAAGGCCTTCCTGCAGGCGCAGGCGAGCCGGCCGATCGTGGTCGGGCCGCTGCTCGGCTGGATCCTCGGCGATGCGCAGGCTGGGCTGATGATCGGAGCGCCGCTCGAGCTGCTCTGGATCGGCGCCGCGAACCTCGGCGCCTCGTTGCCGCAGCACGAGACCGCCGCCTCGTTGGCGATCGTGGCGGCGGGGGTCAGCGCGGGATCCGCCGGCTTCGACGCGAGCATCGCCTGCCTCGCCTTCGCGCTCTTCGCGCCGGTGGCGATCGTGGCGCGGCGGCTGGAGCGCCTCGATGAGCGATCGAACGAGAAGGCGCAGGCGAGGGCGGAGCGCTGGCTCGAAGAAGGCCGTCCCGACCGCGCGGTCGAGGAACACCTGAAGGGCTTGTGGCGCCCCTTCGTCGGCGCGGCGGTCCTGGCGGCCGTCGCCGCGGCGGCGGGGGGCCCGCTGGTGGCCCTGATCCACCGCTCGCTCCCCCTATGGCTCGACGAGGGCCTGGGCTACGGATGGCTCCTCCTCTGGGCGGTCGGAGGCGCGGCCTCCGTCCGGGTGGCCAGGATTCCCGGGGGCCTCTGGATGGCGGGCCTCGGCGCAACGTGCGCGGTCGTCGTCGCGTTGGCGATGAGCGGGAGGCACCCATGA
- a CDS encoding PTS system mannose/fructose/N-acetylgalactosamine-transporter subunit IIB, whose product MISLLRVDNRMIHGQVVSTWIPHLRAEQVVVVDDAAAASPLMQAAMSLALPPLVTSEILRFDEVDWKALSRGPKRVLVLVRDVEGAVEALARGAEVAHVNLGNVHFAAGRKPVSPSVFLSEAELALLEEMAGKGIEVEARAVPTDHRASLRELEARLEAAHR is encoded by the coding sequence ATGATCTCCCTGCTCCGCGTCGACAACCGGATGATCCACGGCCAGGTGGTCTCCACCTGGATCCCCCACCTTCGTGCCGAGCAGGTGGTGGTCGTGGACGACGCCGCGGCGGCGTCGCCGCTCATGCAGGCGGCGATGTCGCTGGCGCTTCCGCCCCTCGTCACCTCGGAGATCCTCCGCTTCGACGAGGTCGATTGGAAGGCGCTCTCGCGAGGGCCGAAGCGGGTGCTCGTGCTCGTCCGAGACGTGGAGGGAGCGGTGGAGGCGCTCGCGAGGGGCGCGGAGGTGGCCCACGTGAACCTCGGCAACGTCCACTTCGCTGCAGGTCGGAAGCCGGTCTCCCCCTCGGTCTTCCTCTCGGAGGCCGAGCTCGCCCTCCTGGAGGAGATGGCCGGCAAGGGGATCGAGGTCGAAGCTCGTGCGGTCCCGACGGATCACCGGGCCTCCCTCCGGGAGCTCGAGGCGCGGCTCGAGGCGGCGCACCGGTGA
- a CDS encoding PTS sugar transporter subunit IIA — protein sequence MVGIVVAGHGRMAEALVTAAEGIVGTLADLAIVNLLPHEGLDTGRRKILDAVERVDQGEGVVVLVDVFGGTPSTCGLSLMEAGRLEVVAGVNLPMLLKVATSRSAGKSARDVAAELVEFGRANVVFASDRLRGIGQVGKP from the coding sequence ATGGTCGGGATCGTGGTCGCGGGGCACGGGCGCATGGCCGAGGCGCTGGTCACCGCAGCGGAAGGAATCGTGGGCACGCTCGCGGATCTCGCGATCGTGAACCTGCTCCCGCACGAGGGCCTCGATACCGGCAGGCGGAAGATCCTGGACGCGGTGGAGCGCGTGGACCAGGGCGAGGGCGTCGTGGTCCTCGTGGACGTCTTCGGCGGCACGCCCTCCACCTGCGGCCTCTCCCTCATGGAGGCCGGGAGGCTCGAGGTCGTGGCCGGCGTCAACCTGCCGATGCTGCTCAAGGTCGCGACCAGCCGCTCGGCGGGAAAGTCTGCCAGGGACGTCGCGGCGGAGCTCGTCGAGTTCGGCCGCGCGAATGTGGTCTTCGCCAGCGATCGCCTGCGAGGGATCGGCCAGGTCGGAAAGCCATGA
- the rapZ gene encoding RNase adapter RapZ, with the protein MTPDVSSSSPRIVLITGMSGSGKSTAIRALEDVGFFCIDNLPVPLLGKLMELARYAGNMPQVAVVVDAREGRFLADTPQAIEGLRRDGLQVEVLFLDAADDALIRRFSETRRRHPISPEGTVPDGIAEERKLIRHLRAMADEVIDTTSVTVHELKRMIQSRFGEHVDGLLNVTVTSFGYRYGLPPQADLVVDVRFLPNPYFVAGMRERTGREPDVAAYVMEREEAQAFLTHVRGMVQFLLPHYRREGKSYLTVAIGCTGGKHRSVAFARALAEGLSGTETLVRVWDRDVEKD; encoded by the coding sequence ATGACTCCGGACGTTTCGAGCAGCTCGCCGCGCATCGTGTTGATCACGGGGATGAGCGGGAGCGGAAAGTCCACGGCGATTCGCGCGCTGGAGGACGTGGGCTTCTTCTGCATCGACAACCTCCCGGTGCCCCTCCTCGGGAAGCTGATGGAGCTCGCCCGCTACGCGGGGAACATGCCGCAGGTCGCGGTCGTGGTCGACGCCCGCGAAGGCCGCTTCCTCGCGGACACGCCCCAGGCGATCGAGGGACTTCGCCGCGACGGCCTCCAGGTCGAGGTCCTCTTCCTGGACGCCGCGGACGACGCGCTGATCCGCCGCTTCTCCGAGACGCGCCGGCGCCACCCGATCTCCCCGGAGGGCACCGTCCCCGACGGGATCGCGGAGGAGCGAAAGCTGATCCGCCACCTGCGCGCGATGGCGGACGAGGTGATCGACACCACCAGCGTGACGGTCCACGAGCTGAAGCGGATGATCCAGAGCCGCTTCGGCGAGCACGTGGACGGCCTCCTCAACGTCACCGTGACCTCCTTCGGCTACCGGTACGGGCTGCCGCCGCAGGCCGATCTGGTGGTCGACGTTCGCTTCCTGCCGAACCCCTATTTCGTGGCCGGCATGCGCGAGCGCACCGGGCGCGAGCCCGACGTCGCCGCCTACGTGATGGAGAGGGAAGAGGCGCAGGCCTTCCTGACCCATGTCCGCGGGATGGTGCAGTTCCTCCTCCCGCACTACAGGCGGGAGGGAAAGAGCTACCTCACCGTCGCGATCGGGTGCACCGGCGGGAAGCACCGCTCCGTCGCCTTCGCCCGGGCCCTCGCCGAGGGCCTCTCCGGCACCGAGACCCTGGTGCGCGTCTGGGATCGGGACGTGGAGAAGGACTGA
- the hprK gene encoding HPr(Ser) kinase/phosphatase, whose product MSSIKVARLLEESGEELKLSLVAGRAGLERRITHDRVQKHGLVLAGFFKHIHPERIEVFGNTELEYFGTLPPARQDEIAEGFFSQTLACLVVTKGLPVPACMVEAAERHGCPLMVTTLLSSTFIVKVQDVLAEALTAQTSVHGALLDVFGVGILLLGKSGIGKSEAALDLVMRGHRLVADDIVEIKRKKLDSVYGSGSAIIKHHMEIRGLGIINIKDLFGIASIRERKKIEMVVELVEWDPGMEYDRLGIEDRHHTILDVEIPKLTVPVRPGRNMATIIEVAARNQLLKFQGYHSAREFQAQLNREIAQVRPSRGLGDEVE is encoded by the coding sequence GTGAGCTCGATCAAGGTCGCGCGCCTGCTCGAGGAGAGCGGCGAGGAGCTGAAGCTTTCGTTGGTCGCCGGCCGCGCGGGCCTGGAGCGGAGGATCACGCACGATCGGGTGCAGAAGCACGGCCTGGTCCTCGCCGGCTTCTTCAAGCACATCCACCCGGAGCGGATCGAGGTCTTCGGCAACACCGAGCTGGAGTACTTCGGCACCCTCCCGCCCGCCCGGCAGGACGAGATCGCCGAGGGCTTCTTCTCGCAGACCCTCGCCTGCCTGGTGGTGACCAAGGGCCTGCCGGTGCCCGCCTGCATGGTGGAGGCGGCGGAGCGGCACGGCTGCCCGCTGATGGTGACCACGCTCCTCTCCTCGACCTTCATCGTGAAGGTGCAGGACGTGCTCGCCGAGGCGCTCACCGCGCAGACCTCGGTGCACGGCGCGCTCCTCGACGTCTTCGGGGTGGGGATCCTCCTCCTCGGGAAGAGCGGGATCGGCAAGAGCGAGGCGGCCCTCGATCTCGTGATGCGCGGCCACCGGCTCGTCGCCGACGACATCGTCGAGATCAAGCGCAAGAAGCTCGACTCGGTCTACGGATCCGGCTCGGCGATCATCAAGCACCACATGGAGATCCGCGGCCTCGGCATCATCAACATCAAGGATCTCTTCGGCATCGCGTCAATCCGCGAGCGGAAGAAGATCGAGATGGTGGTCGAGCTGGTGGAGTGGGATCCCGGGATGGAGTACGACCGGCTCGGGATCGAGGATCGTCACCACACCATCCTCGACGTCGAGATCCCGAAGCTCACGGTCCCGGTGAGGCCGGGGCGGAACATGGCGACGATCATCGAGGTCGCGGCCCGGAACCAGCTCCTGAAGTTCCAGGGCTATCACTCCGCGCGCGAGTTCCAGGCACAGCTCAACCGCGAGATCGCGCAGGTGCGCCCGAGCCGCGGTTTGGGAGACGAGGTCGAATGA
- a CDS encoding response regulator, which yields MVLLIDDDVNFHPLVAGAVTSVGRTLVAVRSGEEGLRRIAAEKPALVILDGLLPGMRGEDVARRLRSTHAAAELPIVFVTAFYRDLKSYRLLINECGVDAVLHKPLVADQLLNTLRQLLGPAAAAQDDETLVDVDGEDDEDLFPSEEQRAALLADYLSASREQAASMHAAFHSLGGSGDEEALRSLRLSAHRFRGSGASYGFPEISRLGGAIEDLIVAAGPGLLAPGAGRAKLDGLVSALGAKVRAAAGATPVMGRRGRGWRPKVLLIESEEAAAAFGADESLRICSAPDEALRTAIDERPDVVIVGLDEGRIEICSRLRGAGIGPVVVVSRDSSLDARLEAIRAGAVGIVARPPDLQGLFRVATEYARPRLGTRIVVAGSNRATLSLVAESLAPHGVAAEPAATAAELFAAVERRPPELFILDVGSFAEGADLLRVIRADLHTRWTPVLAIAGAGEGRAALVEAGAAVVLANPFLPDELAAAVMGQLSLRQGDEASRGRDPLTGLVDLPTLLRACENAVSLARREGRTLAIAGFDADLGALRESQGSLAADEVLAAFAARIRAAFRDSDVVARVGPDRIAVLLHSVTRADAERLVDRQLAELRSAEPRLPGYQATPVASLVSFPETASGAESLLETVDARLATALAGDAPAKAAGSR from the coding sequence GTGGTCCTGCTGATCGATGACGACGTCAACTTCCACCCACTCGTAGCGGGGGCCGTCACGTCGGTCGGTCGCACGCTCGTCGCCGTCCGCTCCGGCGAGGAGGGCCTCCGGCGGATCGCCGCCGAGAAGCCTGCCCTGGTGATCCTCGACGGCCTCCTCCCCGGGATGCGGGGGGAGGACGTGGCGCGCCGGCTCCGGTCCACGCACGCCGCCGCGGAGCTCCCGATCGTCTTCGTCACGGCGTTCTACCGGGACCTGAAGAGCTATCGGCTCCTGATCAACGAGTGCGGCGTCGACGCGGTGCTCCACAAGCCCCTGGTGGCCGACCAGCTCCTGAACACGCTCCGGCAGCTCCTCGGCCCGGCTGCCGCGGCCCAGGACGACGAGACCCTCGTCGACGTGGACGGAGAGGATGACGAGGACCTCTTTCCCTCCGAGGAGCAGCGGGCCGCGCTCCTGGCCGATTATCTCTCCGCTTCTCGCGAGCAGGCGGCGTCGATGCACGCTGCCTTCCACTCCCTGGGCGGGAGCGGCGACGAGGAGGCCCTCCGCTCGCTGAGGCTCTCGGCCCATCGGTTTCGCGGCTCCGGGGCCTCGTACGGCTTTCCGGAGATCTCCCGGCTCGGGGGCGCGATCGAGGATCTGATCGTCGCCGCGGGCCCGGGCCTGCTTGCGCCGGGCGCGGGCAGGGCCAAGCTCGATGGCCTGGTCTCGGCCCTCGGGGCGAAGGTCCGCGCCGCCGCCGGCGCCACGCCGGTCATGGGCCGGCGGGGCAGGGGCTGGCGCCCGAAGGTCCTGCTGATCGAGAGCGAGGAGGCCGCTGCGGCCTTCGGCGCCGACGAGTCGCTGCGGATCTGCAGCGCTCCCGACGAGGCGCTGCGCACCGCGATCGACGAGCGGCCCGACGTGGTGATCGTGGGCCTCGACGAGGGGCGGATCGAGATCTGCTCGCGGCTCCGCGGCGCCGGGATCGGCCCCGTGGTGGTCGTCTCCCGCGATTCCTCCCTCGACGCGCGGCTCGAGGCGATCCGCGCCGGCGCGGTGGGCATCGTCGCCAGGCCTCCCGACCTCCAGGGGCTCTTCCGTGTCGCCACCGAGTACGCCAGGCCTCGGCTGGGGACCCGGATCGTCGTCGCGGGCTCCAACCGCGCCACCCTCTCCCTCGTGGCCGAGAGCCTCGCGCCCCACGGGGTCGCCGCAGAGCCCGCCGCCACCGCCGCCGAGCTCTTCGCGGCCGTGGAGCGCCGGCCTCCGGAGCTGTTCATCCTCGACGTCGGCTCCTTCGCCGAGGGCGCCGACCTCCTGCGCGTGATCCGAGCCGACCTGCACACCCGATGGACGCCCGTCCTCGCGATCGCGGGGGCAGGCGAGGGCCGCGCGGCCCTCGTCGAGGCGGGAGCAGCGGTGGTCCTCGCCAACCCCTTCCTCCCGGACGAGCTCGCCGCCGCGGTGATGGGGCAGCTCTCCCTGCGCCAGGGCGACGAGGCCTCTCGCGGGCGCGATCCGCTCACGGGCCTGGTCGACCTCCCCACCTTGCTCCGCGCCTGCGAGAACGCCGTCTCCCTCGCGCGGCGCGAAGGGCGGACCCTGGCCATAGCCGGCTTCGACGCAGACCTCGGCGCGCTCCGGGAGTCCCAGGGCTCGCTCGCGGCAGACGAGGTCCTCGCGGCCTTCGCCGCCCGGATCCGCGCGGCGTTCCGGGACAGCGACGTGGTCGCTCGCGTCGGCCCGGATCGGATCGCGGTCCTCCTCCACTCCGTCACCCGCGCGGATGCCGAGCGCCTGGTCGATCGCCAGCTCGCCGAGCTCCGCTCCGCCGAGCCGCGCCTGCCGGGCTACCAGGCCACGCCGGTCGCGAGCCTGGTCTCCTTCCCGGAGACCGCCTCCGGCGCCGAGTCGCTGCTCGAGACCGTGGACGCGAGGCTCGCGACGGCCCTCGCTGGCGACGCGCCGGCGAAGGCCGCCGGTTCCCGCTGA
- a CDS encoding PTS sugar transporter subunit IIA, with protein MKISEFLSPDFVFSSLAGTDKRTILEELSAPMSARLAGPLAGHLPEILLEREKLGSTGIGDGVAIPHGKLRGVQQLTGVFGRSAKGVDFGAIDGKPSFLFFALFAPENSAGIHLKALARISRLFKSPALRRAILDAEDAASIYSLIVEEDEKY; from the coding sequence ATGAAGATCTCCGAGTTCCTCAGCCCCGACTTCGTCTTTTCGTCCCTCGCGGGCACGGACAAGCGAACGATCCTGGAGGAGCTCAGCGCGCCCATGTCGGCGCGCCTGGCGGGACCGCTCGCCGGCCATCTCCCGGAGATCCTCCTCGAGCGCGAGAAGCTGGGCTCCACCGGGATCGGCGACGGCGTGGCGATCCCCCACGGCAAGCTCCGGGGCGTGCAGCAGCTCACCGGGGTCTTCGGTCGCTCGGCGAAGGGCGTCGACTTCGGCGCCATCGACGGGAAGCCGAGCTTCCTCTTCTTCGCCCTCTTCGCGCCGGAGAACTCCGCGGGCATCCACCTGAAGGCCCTCGCGCGGATCAGCCGGCTCTTCAAGAGCCCTGCCCTCCGGCGCGCGATCCTGGACGCGGAGGACGCGGCTTCCATCTACAGTCTCATCGTCGAGGAAGACGAGAAGTACTGA